The following are encoded in a window of Thermoanaerobacter ethanolicus JW 200 genomic DNA:
- a CDS encoding propanediol/glycerol family dehydratase large subunit, with translation MRSKRFEVLAKRPVNQDGIIAEWPEVGLIAVNSPNDPKPSIKIENGKIVEMDGKKREEFDMIEQFIADYAINIEMAEKAMGMDSLEIARMLVDINVPREEIVKIVSGLTPAKVVEVVNHLNVVEIMMAIQKMRARKRPGNQAHVTNLRDNPVLIAADAAEAALRGFDELETTVGITRYAPFNALALLVGSQTGRGGVLTQDALEESFELTIGMRGFTSYAETISVYGTEQVFVDGDDTPWSKAFLASAYASRGLKMRFTSGTGSECQMGFAEGKSMLYLEARCVMIAKGAGVQGLQNGSISCIGVPGAVPGGIRAVAAENLITMMEDLEVASGNDQTFSHSDIRRTARTLLLMLPGTDLIFSGYSAVPNYDNMFAGSNFDAEDFDDYLMLQRDLMVEGGVSPVTEDEVIAVRNKAARALQSVFKKLNLPPITDEEVEAATYAHGSKDMPPRDVNADLKAATELMEKGLTGLDVVKALAESGFTDVAENVLNMLKQRIAGDYLQTSAVLDKDFNIDSAVNNPNDYKGPGTGFRLSKERWERIKNVPQALKPEDLA, from the coding sequence ATGAGGTCTAAGCGATTTGAAGTATTAGCTAAAAGACCTGTGAATCAAGACGGTATTATAGCAGAATGGCCAGAAGTAGGCTTGATTGCTGTAAACAGCCCTAATGATCCTAAACCAAGCATTAAAATAGAAAATGGTAAAATTGTTGAAATGGATGGTAAAAAACGCGAAGAATTTGATATGATTGAGCAGTTTATCGCAGATTACGCAATCAACATAGAAATGGCTGAAAAGGCTATGGGGATGGATAGCCTAGAAATTGCAAGGATGTTGGTAGATATAAACGTTCCAAGAGAAGAAATAGTAAAGATTGTATCAGGCTTAACACCTGCAAAAGTAGTGGAAGTTGTCAACCACTTGAATGTTGTTGAGATTATGATGGCTATACAAAAGATGAGAGCAAGAAAGAGACCAGGTAACCAGGCACATGTTACAAATTTACGCGATAATCCAGTGCTTATTGCAGCAGATGCAGCAGAAGCAGCATTACGTGGATTTGATGAGCTAGAAACGACAGTAGGAATAACAAGATATGCACCTTTCAACGCCTTAGCACTACTAGTTGGTTCTCAAACAGGACGTGGTGGAGTGCTTACACAAGATGCGTTAGAGGAATCATTTGAGTTAACGATTGGTATGAGAGGCTTTACTTCCTATGCGGAAACCATTTCTGTGTATGGCACAGAGCAAGTATTCGTAGATGGCGATGATACTCCATGGTCAAAAGCATTTCTTGCTTCTGCATATGCTTCAAGAGGGTTGAAGATGAGATTCACTTCAGGAACAGGTTCTGAGTGTCAAATGGGATTCGCAGAAGGGAAATCAATGCTTTACCTTGAAGCACGCTGTGTGATGATAGCAAAAGGTGCAGGAGTTCAAGGATTACAAAATGGTTCTATAAGTTGCATTGGTGTTCCAGGTGCCGTACCAGGGGGCATTAGAGCTGTTGCTGCTGAGAACCTTATCACAATGATGGAGGATTTAGAAGTTGCATCTGGTAATGACCAGACATTCTCTCATTCTGATATCAGAAGAACGGCAAGAACATTATTGCTAATGTTGCCAGGTACCGACCTTATCTTCTCAGGATATAGTGCTGTACCAAACTATGATAATATGTTTGCAGGTTCTAATTTTGATGCAGAGGACTTTGACGATTATCTCATGTTGCAGAGAGATCTGATGGTAGAAGGTGGAGTAAGTCCTGTGACAGAAGATGAGGTTATTGCTGTAAGGAACAAGGCAGCAAGAGCTTTACAATCGGTATTCAAGAAGTTGAATCTGCCGCCTATTACAGATGAAGAAGTGGAAGCAGCAACATATGCGCATGGTTCAAAAGATATGCCTCCAAGAGATGTCAATGCAGATCTCAAAGCTGCAACAGAACTCATGGAGAAAGGGCTAACAGGTCTTGACGTTGTAAAGGCATTAGCGGAAAGTGGATTTACAGATGTAGCAGAAAATGTGTTGAACATGCTCAAACAGAGGATAGCAGGTGATTATTTGCAGACGTCAGCTGTTTTGGATAAAGACTTTAACATAGATTCGGCTGTAAATAATCCAAATGACTATAAAGGCCCTGGTACAGGCTTCAGGCTTTCAAAAGAGAGATGGGAGCGAATCAAGAATGTACCACAAGCGCTTAAGCCAGAAGATCTAGCCTGA
- a CDS encoding propanediol/glycerol family dehydratase medium subunit, protein MVKTESLVEQIVKEVLKKLENVEIAAPATQSSDDANQEWEMIIEEIGEAKQGVNVDEVVIGVSPGFYIKFKKNIIGIPLGNILREIISGITEQGLKARIVRVKHTADVGFIAHTAAKLSGSGIGIGIQSRGTVVIHQKDLQPLNNLELFPQCPVLTLETYRAIGRNAALYAKGESPTPVPVQNDQMARPKYQAIAAVMHNFETKYVQTGAKPVELKVSFARKGGNKSDR, encoded by the coding sequence ATGGTTAAAACAGAATCATTGGTTGAGCAAATTGTAAAGGAAGTTTTGAAAAAGTTGGAAAATGTTGAAATTGCAGCTCCAGCGACACAATCATCAGATGATGCAAATCAAGAATGGGAAATGATAATTGAGGAGATAGGGGAAGCAAAACAAGGTGTAAATGTGGATGAGGTTGTAATAGGGGTTTCTCCTGGCTTTTATATAAAATTTAAGAAAAATATCATTGGTATACCACTGGGTAATATCCTTCGCGAAATAATATCAGGAATTACAGAACAAGGATTAAAAGCACGAATAGTAAGAGTGAAACACACAGCTGATGTTGGGTTCATTGCCCACACAGCTGCAAAACTTTCGGGGTCGGGAATTGGAATTGGTATTCAATCACGAGGTACGGTTGTTATTCATCAGAAAGACTTACAACCTTTGAACAACCTAGAACTTTTCCCACAATGTCCAGTTTTGACTCTAGAAACGTATAGAGCAATTGGAAGAAATGCTGCACTGTATGCCAAAGGCGAATCTCCTACACCAGTTCCTGTACAAAACGATCAAATGGCAAGGCCTAAATACCAGGCAATAGCTGCAGTAATGCATAATTTTGAAACCAAATATGTGCAAACTGGTGCTAAACCAGTAGAGTTAAAGGTGTCTTTTGCTAGAAAAGGGGGGAATAAGAGTGATAGATGA
- a CDS encoding diol dehydratase small subunit, which translates to MIDEKTLEIIVREVLTNLTSDKGTQNQQKTASSSLPKLDPKRDYPLAKNKPELAKSITGKTINEITLQAVREGKVLPDDLKISPETLLAQAEIAEAAGRKQLANNFRRAAELTKVPDKRILEIYNALRPYRSTKEELLAIADELDNAYGAKVCAAFVREAAEVYERRGRLKGME; encoded by the coding sequence GTGATAGATGAAAAGACCCTTGAAATAATAGTACGAGAAGTATTAACCAACTTGACAAGTGATAAAGGAACACAAAATCAGCAAAAAACGGCAAGCTCTTCTTTGCCAAAGTTAGATCCTAAGAGAGATTATCCACTTGCGAAAAATAAACCTGAATTAGCGAAAAGTATAACAGGCAAGACAATAAATGAAATAACACTTCAAGCTGTAAGAGAAGGCAAAGTATTACCAGATGATCTTAAGATTTCACCAGAAACCTTGTTAGCTCAAGCAGAAATAGCTGAAGCAGCAGGGAGAAAGCAACTAGCAAATAACTTTAGACGTGCAGCCGAGCTTACAAAAGTGCCTGACAAAAGAATTCTTGAAATTTACAATGCGCTGAGGCCTTATCGTTCTACTAAAGAAGAATTGTTAGCGATAGCTGATGAACTTGATAATGCATATGGGGCGAAGGTGTGTGCAGCCTTTGTAAGAGAAGCTGCGGAGGTGTATGAGAGACGTGGTAGGTTAAAAGGTATGGAATAA
- a CDS encoding diol dehydratase reactivase subunit alpha has protein sequence MIIAGVDIGNSTTEVALAKVNGDEIRFLASGISNTTGIKGTPQNVEGVRHALEDAVRKANLTIKDIDLLRINEATPVISDIAMEAITETIITESTMIGHNPTTPGGVGLGIGITIPIFELEKCKHGEEVIVVIPKNVDYEDAAKIINNAFSKGVEVKGAIAQKDDGVLIATRLQRRIPIVDEVKQIEKVPIGMLACVEVAEPGYTIKTLSNPYGIASVFNLTAEETKNIVPVARALIGNRSAVVIRTPKGEVQERKIPAGTLIIKGNNRTFTVDIEEGAEAIMSAVESTWPLVDAEGTPGTNVGGLIARIKETMADVTGQDSSNIQIQDVLAVDTLVRQKVKGGIAEEFSSENAVALAAMVKSSKLPMEKVAQKIEQEIGIAVEIAGIEANMAIIGALTTPGTELPLAILDLGGGSTDAALMTKNGEVKSVHMAGAGEMVNMLIKTELGIEDKYLVEDIKKYPVCRVESLFSIRLEDGTVRFFKEPLDPRTFARVCLLREDGLLPLPPELNMEKVINVRRNAKRKVFVTNALRALSKVAPAGNIRLIDFVVMVGGSALDFEIPEMISDTLAGYGIVAGRGNIRNVEGPRNAVATGLVLSRCKRK, from the coding sequence ATGATCATTGCAGGTGTAGACATAGGGAATAGCACTACTGAGGTAGCGTTAGCAAAAGTGAACGGGGACGAAATAAGGTTTTTAGCGAGTGGTATTTCAAACACGACGGGTATTAAAGGAACGCCTCAAAATGTTGAAGGTGTTCGACATGCTTTAGAAGATGCTGTAAGAAAGGCCAATTTAACTATTAAAGATATAGATTTGCTGAGAATAAATGAAGCTACACCCGTTATTTCAGATATTGCGATGGAAGCTATTACTGAAACAATAATCACAGAATCTACAATGATAGGTCACAATCCCACAACTCCGGGAGGGGTGGGGCTGGGGATAGGTATTACTATCCCCATCTTTGAATTAGAAAAATGTAAACACGGGGAAGAAGTAATTGTAGTGATCCCTAAAAATGTTGATTATGAAGATGCTGCAAAGATTATAAATAATGCTTTTTCCAAAGGAGTAGAAGTAAAAGGAGCAATTGCACAAAAGGATGACGGAGTTTTAATTGCCACTAGACTTCAAAGAAGGATTCCAATTGTTGATGAAGTAAAACAAATAGAGAAAGTTCCAATAGGAATGTTAGCATGTGTGGAAGTGGCGGAACCTGGATACACAATTAAAACTCTTTCAAATCCCTATGGAATAGCATCGGTTTTTAATTTGACGGCAGAGGAAACCAAAAATATTGTACCGGTAGCAAGAGCTTTGATAGGTAACCGATCAGCAGTAGTTATAAGGACTCCAAAAGGAGAAGTTCAGGAAAGGAAAATACCGGCAGGAACCCTAATTATAAAGGGAAACAACAGAACCTTTACTGTAGACATTGAAGAAGGTGCAGAGGCAATCATGAGTGCAGTAGAAAGCACATGGCCACTTGTAGATGCGGAAGGGACTCCGGGTACTAACGTTGGAGGCTTAATTGCAAGGATAAAAGAAACCATGGCAGATGTGACAGGGCAAGACAGTTCTAATATTCAAATTCAAGATGTGCTTGCAGTAGATACCTTAGTGCGGCAAAAAGTAAAAGGCGGAATTGCAGAGGAATTTTCATCTGAAAATGCAGTGGCACTTGCTGCAATGGTAAAAAGTTCAAAATTACCAATGGAAAAGGTTGCTCAAAAAATAGAACAGGAAATTGGCATTGCTGTTGAAATAGCAGGAATTGAAGCAAATATGGCCATCATAGGTGCACTTACTACACCGGGTACAGAGTTGCCATTAGCAATACTTGATTTAGGAGGAGGTTCTACTGATGCGGCTTTAATGACTAAAAACGGGGAAGTGAAAAGCGTTCATATGGCAGGCGCAGGAGAAATGGTTAATATGTTAATAAAAACAGAACTAGGGATAGAAGATAAATATTTGGTAGAAGATATAAAGAAATATCCGGTATGTAGAGTAGAAAGCTTGTTTTCCATTCGTTTAGAAGATGGAACAGTAAGATTTTTCAAAGAACCATTAGATCCAAGAACATTTGCAAGAGTGTGCTTATTAAGAGAAGATGGGCTTTTACCATTACCACCAGAGTTGAACATGGAAAAGGTAATAAATGTCCGACGAAATGCAAAAAGAAAAGTTTTTGTTACTAACGCATTACGTGCTCTTTCAAAAGTAGCTCCTGCAGGTAATATTCGACTAATAGACTTTGTGGTAATGGTGGGAGGATCAGCATTAGATTTTGAAATCCCAGAAATGATTTCTGATACATTAGCAGGCTATGGTATTGTAGCGGGAAGGGGTAATATAAGAAATGTAGAAGGACCACGAAATGCGGTAGCAACAGGATTGGTTTTGTCGAGGTGTAAAAGGAAATGA
- a CDS encoding glycerol dehydratase reactivase beta/small subunit family protein, which translates to MSKDEIKKPVVLIYCDTIEGTNIYLKKICEGLEEEGVPFQIQQVEKVEDSVEVLAQNASRNSNLGIGIGVLKNGDCALLQRRLPPNLPIQTLRGEKYDPNLYRNIGINAARLAKNLPLVFA; encoded by the coding sequence ATGAGTAAGGATGAAATAAAAAAACCTGTAGTACTTATATATTGTGATACAATAGAAGGAACAAACATATATTTAAAGAAAATTTGCGAAGGTTTAGAAGAAGAAGGCGTACCCTTTCAAATCCAACAAGTAGAAAAGGTTGAAGATTCTGTAGAGGTTTTAGCACAAAACGCTTCAAGAAATTCTAACTTAGGAATTGGGATTGGGGTTTTGAAAAATGGAGATTGTGCATTGCTGCAGAGACGTTTACCACCCAACTTGCCTATTCAGACGCTGAGAGGAGAAAAGTACGATCCCAATTTGTATAGAAATATTGGTATAAATGCAGCTAGGTTAGCCAAAAATTTACCATTAGTTTTTGCGTAA
- a CDS encoding BMC domain-containing protein → MSEAIGLIETVGLVAAIEAADAAVKAANVKLIGYELARGSGLTTVKIKGDVGAVKAAVEAGKAAALRVGKVYAVHIIPRPDKQVGFIVGEEKNLTLLMPVIEKEEKEKNDSEPKIKVTEGETIEKREIEQKFEKEDKSEAKEETGEVEEEDDKEGMAYTCNLCKDPACPRKKGEPRTLCIHYNELKMR, encoded by the coding sequence ATGAGTGAAGCCATAGGATTAATAGAAACAGTAGGGCTTGTTGCAGCAATTGAAGCCGCTGATGCAGCAGTTAAAGCAGCCAATGTAAAACTAATAGGTTACGAATTAGCTAGAGGTAGTGGTCTTACAACAGTAAAGATAAAAGGAGATGTCGGAGCTGTGAAAGCAGCAGTAGAAGCTGGCAAAGCAGCGGCTTTAAGGGTAGGCAAAGTTTATGCAGTTCATATAATACCTCGGCCTGATAAGCAGGTAGGATTTATTGTGGGAGAAGAAAAAAACCTTACTTTATTGATGCCAGTTATCGAGAAAGAGGAAAAAGAGAAAAACGATTCTGAGCCAAAGATAAAAGTAACAGAAGGAGAGACAATAGAGAAAAGAGAAATAGAACAGAAATTTGAGAAAGAGGATAAAAGTGAGGCTAAAGAAGAAACTGGAGAAGTAGAGGAAGAAGATGATAAGGAAGGAATGGCATATACGTGCAATCTCTGCAAAGATCCTGCATGTCCACGTAAAAAAGGTGAACCACGTACACTGTGCATTCATTACAACGAGCTAAAAATGAGGTGA
- a CDS encoding phosphate propanoyltransferase produces the protein MDCLNIEELTRIIIKEIRDYEEKEGVKSRRKIEVPINVSARHVHLSEEHMEALFGKGYTLTPIRDLMQPGEFAAKETVIIVGPKGILPSVRILGPARKRTQVEVSKTDCYTLGIEAQVRDSGNHEGTPGCIIVGPMGAVKLEEGVIVAMRHVHMPKNLAEKIGIKDKNLLKVEVGEERKLIFENVLARVSEKFVLEMHVDTDEANAAGIKNQAKGYILL, from the coding sequence ATGGACTGCCTCAATATTGAAGAACTTACCCGGATTATAATAAAAGAAATTAGGGATTATGAAGAAAAAGAAGGAGTTAAAAGTAGAAGGAAAATAGAAGTACCAATAAATGTATCAGCAAGACATGTTCATTTAAGCGAAGAACACATGGAAGCTTTATTTGGCAAGGGTTATACTCTTACTCCCATAAGAGACTTAATGCAGCCTGGTGAATTTGCTGCAAAAGAAACGGTTATAATAGTAGGACCTAAGGGTATTTTGCCAAGCGTGAGAATTTTAGGGCCAGCACGGAAGAGAACACAGGTTGAAGTTTCCAAAACAGATTGTTATACATTGGGAATAGAAGCTCAGGTGCGAGATTCAGGGAATCATGAAGGTACTCCTGGATGTATCATTGTAGGGCCAATGGGTGCGGTTAAACTTGAAGAAGGTGTAATTGTTGCCATGAGACATGTTCATATGCCAAAAAATTTAGCAGAAAAGATAGGAATAAAAGATAAAAACTTGTTAAAGGTAGAAGTAGGTGAGGAAAGGAAATTGATATTTGAAAACGTCCTTGCACGAGTTTCAGAAAAATTCGTATTAGAAATGCACGTAGATACTGATGAAGCAAACGCAGCAGGAATTAAGAACCAAGCAAAAGGGTATATCTTACTATAA
- the eutJ gene encoding ethanolamine utilization protein EutJ: MDTKVVPKISEKICEKFANIINKKPQKKGKEYKIGVDLGTANVVVAVLNENNEPVAGAMKSAQVVKDGVVVDFVGAKEIVKRMVDFLNEELEGKLRVAACAIPPGTGEGVSKATKYVVEEAGLEVIKVVDEPTAAAKLLEIMDGIVVDIGGGTTGISVLKDGKVVYVADEPTGGTHFTLVLAGHFNISFEEAEKIKLDVQRQKLLTPILKPCMEKVAEIIKRHTFSFDNIDTIYLVGGASALHGLKEVVENTTRKKVIVPQYPIFITPLGIALSCEKG; this comes from the coding sequence ATGGATACAAAAGTTGTACCTAAAATATCTGAAAAGATATGTGAGAAATTTGCAAATATTATAAACAAAAAGCCTCAAAAAAAAGGTAAAGAATACAAGATAGGGGTTGATTTAGGAACAGCAAATGTAGTTGTAGCAGTGCTAAATGAGAATAATGAACCAGTTGCAGGGGCAATGAAGAGTGCCCAGGTTGTAAAAGATGGTGTAGTAGTAGATTTTGTGGGGGCAAAAGAGATAGTGAAGAGAATGGTAGATTTCCTGAATGAAGAGTTAGAAGGGAAACTTAGAGTTGCGGCATGTGCTATTCCTCCTGGGACAGGGGAAGGAGTGTCAAAAGCAACAAAATATGTCGTAGAAGAAGCTGGTTTAGAAGTAATAAAGGTGGTAGATGAACCAACCGCAGCTGCAAAACTGCTAGAAATTATGGATGGTATAGTGGTGGATATAGGAGGAGGCACAACAGGAATTTCTGTATTGAAGGATGGGAAGGTCGTATATGTTGCAGATGAGCCTACGGGAGGTACGCATTTTACACTTGTACTTGCGGGACATTTCAACATCAGTTTTGAAGAGGCAGAGAAAATAAAACTAGATGTCCAAAGGCAGAAATTGCTGACTCCTATTTTAAAACCATGCATGGAGAAAGTAGCTGAAATTATAAAAAGGCATACTTTTTCTTTTGACAATATAGATACTATTTATCTAGTAGGAGGAGCAAGTGCATTGCATGGTTTGAAAGAAGTAGTAGAAAATACGACAAGGAAAAAAGTGATAGTCCCTCAGTATCCTATTTTTATAACTCCATTAGGCATAGCTCTTTCCTGTGAAAAGGGGTGA
- a CDS encoding flavoprotein, with amino-acid sequence MSDISIEMIKRIVEEVVKKFLSKKILVVFTGGKVNFDISLDELKKIKENSMVEYTLVFSRAASQIFNKKMISDQLESVEVIEEGEAINARECVQKHNMVIFATLTRNTASKISHLILDTLPTQIAINCVLSDVPIVAVRDAADLNVETWRELGFSNFPPALKNSYDKIFKDIESYGIELCNSFELAKKVLGYLNSNSFSIAEKINKEEKSKRENSYYNGAKNIRLEKKIITREDIIGLKGKIDTIEIAKDSIITPLAMDFIRDNQLKVIKT; translated from the coding sequence ATGAGTGATATTTCAATTGAAATGATAAAAAGAATAGTAGAGGAAGTTGTAAAAAAGTTTCTTTCAAAAAAAATTCTTGTAGTTTTTACTGGTGGAAAAGTAAATTTTGATATATCGCTAGACGAGCTGAAAAAAATAAAAGAAAACAGTATGGTAGAATATACTCTTGTATTTTCTAGGGCAGCGTCGCAAATTTTTAACAAAAAAATGATCTCTGACCAGCTTGAGAGTGTGGAGGTTATTGAAGAAGGTGAAGCTATAAACGCAAGAGAATGTGTTCAAAAACATAACATGGTCATTTTTGCAACCTTGACAAGAAATACTGCTTCAAAAATATCCCATCTTATTTTAGATACCCTTCCAACTCAAATTGCAATTAATTGTGTATTATCAGACGTTCCAATAGTGGCAGTAAGGGATGCTGCAGATCTAAACGTAGAGACGTGGAGAGAGTTAGGTTTTTCGAATTTCCCACCTGCTTTAAAAAATTCTTACGACAAGATTTTCAAAGACATTGAAAGCTATGGGATAGAACTTTGTAATTCATTTGAGCTGGCAAAAAAAGTACTAGGTTATCTTAATAGTAATAGCTTTTCAATTGCAGAAAAAATAAATAAAGAAGAAAAAAGCAAAAGGGAAAATTCTTACTATAATGGAGCGAAAAATATCAGATTAGAAAAGAAAATAATAACTCGAGAAGATATAATAGGGTTAAAAGGGAAGATAGATACAATTGAGATAGCAAAAGACTCAATAATAACACCGTTGGCAATGGACTTTATCCGTGACAACCAATTAAAAGTTATAAAAACATAA
- a CDS encoding EutN/CcmL family microcompartment protein: MQLAKVVGNVVATKKNDFLIGTKLLIVQPMKFINKADEKEESKNGELLVAVDTVGAGIGETVLIVRGSTATRVAANESVPIDAAIVGIVDNIEIEEASLK, translated from the coding sequence GTGCAATTAGCAAAGGTAGTAGGAAATGTAGTTGCAACAAAAAAGAATGACTTTTTAATAGGGACAAAATTATTAATAGTACAGCCTATGAAGTTTATTAACAAAGCAGATGAAAAAGAAGAAAGTAAAAATGGTGAACTATTAGTAGCAGTAGATACAGTAGGTGCTGGAATTGGGGAGACAGTTTTGATTGTAAGAGGAAGTACTGCAACGAGAGTTGCAGCGAATGAAAGTGTTCCTATAGATGCGGCTATAGTGGGAATTGTAGATAATATTGAAATAGAAGAGGCGAGCTTGAAATGA
- a CDS encoding cob(I)yrinic acid a,c-diamide adenosyltransferase — translation MRIYTRVGDKGETSLIGGRKVEKCDQRVETYGTVDEAISAISLARSCVKSEQVRGYLQKIEEDLFILNSELATLEPEKLEVRLTQEEVKWVEKKIDEITENIKLPRDFILPGPYLSSSSLHLARTVVRRAEREAVKLKRSQNIREEILMYLNRLSDFLYCCALFEETEEIIKQAVTEISKSVKEKVSNEMKEEKILFKIVKDIIQKAQEKAEEIRKPMCIAVVDEYGYLIAFERMEGALLGSIELAINKAKTAVLLKMETSELHELAQPSGELYGINNASSLNFVTFGGGIPLRWGGRLIGGIGVSGGSVEEDIAVATSCVKEMEHILEILYK, via the coding sequence ATGAGGATATATACCAGAGTGGGGGATAAGGGAGAAACATCTCTAATTGGAGGCAGGAAGGTAGAAAAGTGTGACCAACGAGTTGAAACCTATGGGACAGTTGATGAGGCTATAAGTGCAATCTCGCTGGCAAGGTCGTGTGTAAAAAGCGAACAAGTAAGGGGCTATTTGCAAAAAATAGAAGAAGACTTGTTTATTCTTAACAGTGAACTGGCAACATTAGAGCCTGAAAAACTAGAAGTACGGCTTACTCAAGAAGAAGTTAAATGGGTGGAAAAGAAAATAGATGAAATTACTGAAAATATTAAATTGCCTAGGGATTTTATTTTACCTGGACCTTATTTGTCTTCCTCGTCTTTACATCTTGCGAGAACAGTTGTAAGAAGGGCAGAAAGGGAAGCTGTAAAACTTAAGAGGAGCCAAAATATAAGAGAAGAAATTTTAATGTATCTCAACAGATTATCTGATTTTCTATACTGTTGTGCCTTATTTGAAGAAACAGAAGAAATTATTAAACAGGCAGTAACTGAAATTTCAAAAAGTGTAAAAGAAAAGGTGAGCAATGAAATGAAAGAGGAAAAGATTCTATTTAAGATTGTGAAAGACATTATTCAGAAAGCTCAGGAAAAAGCAGAAGAAATAAGAAAACCTATGTGTATTGCAGTAGTAGATGAATATGGTTATTTAATAGCATTTGAGCGTATGGAAGGTGCCCTGCTAGGAAGTATTGAACTTGCTATTAACAAGGCAAAAACAGCAGTTTTGTTAAAGATGGAAACTTCTGAGCTGCATGAATTAGCTCAACCAAGTGGTGAATTATATGGGATAAATAATGCTAGTAGTTTAAATTTTGTAACATTTGGTGGCGGGATACCATTAAGGTGGGGAGGACGGTTAATAGGCGGGATAGGAGTTAGTGGAGGAAGTGTGGAGGAAGATATTGCTGTAGCAACTTCTTGTGTAAAAGAAATGGAGCACATTTTAGAAATTTTATATAAGTGA